The Methylomagnum ishizawai genome has a window encoding:
- a CDS encoding DUF935 domain-containing protein, with product MSAWDRFKHACGQFAEPAQPAPAPEAEQGPALVGVEIASTGEGRDITRGYVDGLFLLQPEDALLVGKLGGDLDGYRAIFSDPEVKIAWDQRALGLIAREWYVEPGADDRKSKQAADQAREILTHIGWDEATRKMQLGVFWGHAFAECLWATDGATITLDSLKVKKPKRFGFRPDGTPVLLTMRQPMGEPLPPRKFWRFASGALDDDEPYGLGLAHWLYWPVWFRRNGDKFWAVYLEKFGMPTAVGKHPPGAEKAERDKLLQAVRAVHRDSAITISNNMLIELLEAVRASGADYDKFVQRWITTIYRLIVGQDFSITGAGGQYKGDNLMDVQRSLIKADADLINVSFARQVGRWLADWNFPGATPPRIWRRVEDAPDLASLSDTHSKLFTVGYRPTLDQVSETYGGEWEPVPVGTAPTGGDPNPPPPAPDAPPVEMAEDTARPPARAGTGCPTCAAFAEAGPPDALDDLRDLALDGWKAQMEPLVNPLFAELDAAIARGETVAQFRAKLPGLMEKMPVDQVVAALTEAGFVARLAGEVGIDVNS from the coding sequence ATGAGCGCCTGGGATCGATTCAAGCACGCCTGCGGCCAGTTCGCCGAACCGGCCCAGCCCGCCCCCGCCCCCGAAGCCGAACAAGGCCCGGCCCTGGTCGGTGTCGAGATCGCCTCGACCGGCGAGGGCCGGGACATCACCCGCGGCTATGTCGATGGCCTGTTCCTGCTACAACCCGAGGACGCCCTCCTGGTCGGCAAGCTCGGCGGCGACCTGGACGGCTACCGGGCCATCTTCTCGGACCCGGAAGTGAAAATCGCCTGGGACCAGCGGGCGCTGGGCTTGATCGCCCGCGAATGGTACGTCGAGCCGGGGGCCGACGACCGCAAATCGAAGCAGGCGGCGGACCAGGCGCGGGAAATCCTCACCCACATCGGCTGGGACGAGGCCACCCGCAAGATGCAGCTCGGGGTGTTCTGGGGCCATGCCTTCGCCGAATGCCTATGGGCGACCGACGGCGCGACCATCACGCTCGACAGCCTCAAGGTGAAGAAGCCCAAGCGCTTCGGGTTCCGGCCCGACGGCACCCCCGTCCTCCTGACAATGCGCCAACCCATGGGCGAACCCCTGCCGCCCCGGAAGTTCTGGCGCTTCGCCTCCGGTGCCTTGGACGACGACGAGCCGTATGGGCTGGGCCTCGCGCACTGGCTGTACTGGCCGGTGTGGTTCCGGCGCAACGGCGACAAGTTCTGGGCGGTGTACCTGGAGAAATTCGGGATGCCGACGGCGGTCGGCAAGCATCCGCCGGGCGCGGAAAAAGCGGAAAGGGACAAGCTGCTCCAGGCCGTCCGCGCCGTACACCGGGATTCGGCCATCACGATCAGCAACAACATGTTGATCGAGCTGCTCGAAGCCGTGCGGGCCTCCGGGGCCGACTACGACAAGTTCGTCCAGCGCTGGATAACGACGATCTACCGCTTGATCGTCGGCCAGGATTTTTCGATCACCGGCGCGGGCGGGCAGTACAAGGGCGACAACCTGATGGACGTGCAACGCTCGCTCATCAAGGCCGACGCCGACCTGATCAACGTGTCGTTCGCCCGCCAGGTCGGACGCTGGCTGGCGGACTGGAACTTCCCCGGCGCGACCCCGCCCCGCATCTGGCGGCGGGTGGAGGACGCGCCCGACCTGGCCTCGCTGTCCGACACCCATTCCAAACTGTTCACCGTGGGGTACCGGCCCACCCTGGACCAGGTGTCGGAAACCTATGGTGGCGAGTGGGAGCCGGTGCCCGTCGGCACCGCGCCGACCGGCGGCGACCCCAATCCGCCGCCCCCCGCGCCGGACGCGCCGCCGGTGGAAATGGCGGAAGACACCGCCCGGCCTCCGGCCCGCGCCGGTACCGGCTGCCCAACCTGCGCCGCGTTCGCGGAGGCCGGACCGCCCGACGCCCTGGACGATCTCCGGGATTTGGCCCTGGACGGTTGGAAGGCACAGATGGAACCCTTGGTGAATCCACTGTTCGCGGAATTGGACGCGGCCATCGCGCGGGGCGAAACCGTGGCGCAGTTCCGGGCCAAGCTGCCCGGCTTGATGGAGAAGATGCCGGTGGATCAAGTGGTGGCGGCGCTGACCGAGGCCGGCTTCGTGGCGCGGCTGGCGGGGGAAGTGGGGATCGATGTCAATTCGTAA
- a CDS encoding phage minor head protein has protein sequence MPVKLDLLPAEEAIKALEAKGYKLSFDHRDVLAEEHTKNVTVAKMLRVDLLQTVQDALVQTEKQGWDLRRFSQELRPTLEKAGWWGRQEMTDPLTGEVKTVQLGSPARLQIIYDTNLRTSYSAGRWMRGERSAQALPILLYRTMRDTRVRPLHAAWDGTALPRSDAWWDTHYPPNGWRCRCIAYPISEADVQTLKDSGRVEIKTTAPPTRTVEWTNPRTGEVRQVPLGIDPGFDYNPGKAAQAHLDGLLREKEAALAKSIAAPVQPAPRRATLDSLSVVQQERLSVDFLDTMRQAVAGLPKPVRTPLAAEGYEIVVAPELTRALPGLAGIRPRGYPEGYAWENSSGVTMGKTIAVAEHYTEFGSGRRVAEPVPAGVLRHEVGHAFDMARGLSRHPDVVAAYAKDASALRAALPSIADPDAVDDLEYALQPGDAGIEEAVAEVLADLSGGGSFQYIYPAKAFPALAGLLKPLLEEN, from the coding sequence ATGCCCGTCAAGCTAGACCTCCTCCCCGCCGAAGAGGCCATCAAGGCCCTCGAAGCCAAGGGCTACAAGCTCTCCTTCGACCACCGCGACGTGCTGGCCGAGGAACACACCAAGAACGTCACGGTCGCCAAGATGCTGCGGGTGGACCTGCTGCAAACCGTCCAGGACGCCCTGGTGCAGACCGAAAAACAAGGCTGGGATTTGAGGCGCTTTTCCCAGGAGCTCCGGCCCACGCTAGAAAAAGCCGGGTGGTGGGGCAGGCAGGAGATGACCGATCCCCTGACCGGCGAAGTCAAAACCGTGCAACTGGGCAGTCCCGCCCGGCTTCAGATCATCTACGACACCAACCTCCGAACCAGCTACAGCGCCGGGCGCTGGATGCGCGGCGAAAGGTCGGCCCAGGCACTCCCCATCCTTCTATATCGGACCATGCGCGACACCCGCGTCCGCCCGCTCCATGCCGCGTGGGACGGGACCGCGCTGCCCCGGTCGGATGCGTGGTGGGACACCCACTATCCGCCGAACGGCTGGCGCTGCCGCTGCATCGCCTATCCCATCTCCGAGGCCGATGTCCAAACGCTCAAGGATTCCGGGCGGGTCGAAATCAAGACCACAGCCCCGCCGACCCGGACGGTCGAATGGACCAACCCCCGCACCGGCGAAGTCCGGCAAGTGCCCCTGGGGATCGATCCCGGTTTCGACTACAACCCCGGCAAGGCCGCCCAGGCGCATTTGGATGGGCTGTTGAGGGAGAAGGAAGCCGCGCTGGCCAAGTCCATCGCGGCCCCGGTCCAACCCGCGCCGCGCCGCGCCACCCTGGATAGCCTATCGGTGGTGCAGCAGGAACGCCTGTCGGTGGATTTCCTGGATACCATGCGCCAGGCCGTGGCTGGATTGCCAAAGCCGGTGAGGACGCCCCTGGCCGCCGAAGGCTATGAGATCGTCGTGGCCCCGGAATTGACGCGGGCGCTGCCCGGCCTGGCCGGAATCCGGCCTCGGGGCTATCCCGAAGGGTATGCTTGGGAAAATTCCAGTGGCGTTACGATGGGGAAGACCATCGCCGTAGCCGAACACTATACCGAGTTCGGCTCCGGGCGGCGCGTGGCCGAGCCGGTTCCGGCGGGAGTCCTGCGGCACGAGGTCGGCCACGCCTTCGATATGGCGAGAGGGCTATCCAGGCATCCAGATGTGGTTGCCGCCTATGCCAAGGATGCGTCCGCCCTGCGGGCCGCCCTGCCATCCATCGCCGATCCCGATGCCGTCGACGATCTGGAGTACGCCTTGCAACCGGGCGACGCCGGTATAGAGGAAGCGGTAGCCGAAGTCCTGGCCGATCTATCCGGCGGCGGCTCGTTCCAATATATTTATCCAGCAAAAGCGTTCCCGGCCCTAGCCGGTCTGCTTAAACCCTTACTGGAGGAAAACTGA
- a CDS encoding phage virion morphogenesis protein → MTTFRIDIDDRQFIEYFNQLGRKLGDLRPAMDALGALLESRVHLRFDSKTDPTGAAWTPWAPSTAKQRAKSGRGTLLEHTRRMLDSLTHVADEDWLEVGFGVPYAAAHEFGAHVQVAARSQQAYFRQGKDGTVGNHFVKKSKSNFAQWVTIPAHGFDLPARRMLTADGENLGRGDREAILARLRAWIEEGL, encoded by the coding sequence ATGACCACCTTCCGCATCGACATCGACGACCGCCAGTTCATCGAATACTTCAACCAACTGGGACGGAAGCTCGGCGACCTGCGCCCGGCCATGGATGCGCTGGGCGCATTGTTGGAATCCCGCGTCCACCTCCGCTTCGACAGCAAGACCGATCCGACCGGCGCGGCCTGGACGCCCTGGGCACCGTCCACCGCCAAGCAACGCGCCAAGTCGGGGCGCGGCACCCTGCTCGAACATACCCGGCGGATGCTGGATTCGCTCACCCATGTCGCCGACGAGGATTGGCTGGAAGTCGGCTTCGGCGTGCCCTACGCCGCCGCCCACGAGTTCGGGGCGCATGTCCAGGTCGCGGCCCGGTCCCAGCAGGCCTATTTCAGGCAAGGGAAGGATGGCACCGTCGGCAACCATTTCGTGAAGAAGTCGAAAAGCAATTTCGCGCAGTGGGTCACCATCCCCGCCCACGGGTTCGATCTCCCCGCCCGGCGGATGCTGACCGCCGACGGCGAGAACCTGGGCCGGGGCGACCGCGAGGCCATCCTGGCCCGCCTCCGGGCCTGGATCGAAGAAGGGCTTTGA
- a CDS encoding transposase, whose product MIDSQSVKTQYASEERGIDGGKLVKGHKRHIVVDVLGHLLHVEVHAANLSDTVRGCEVMRRAAEKHPNIEAFSGDAGYRGTAVRFVSEKLGLVLHISERIVDGFAVLPKRWIVERTFAWFGSFRRLSKDFETLTGTAENVIRIAMLRTTLAKCV is encoded by the coding sequence ATCATCGACTCGCAAAGCGTCAAGACCCAGTACGCCAGCGAGGAGCGGGGGATCGACGGCGGCAAGCTCGTGAAGGGGCACAAGCGGCACATCGTCGTGGACGTCCTGGGCCACCTGCTGCATGTCGAGGTCCACGCCGCCAACCTGAGCGACACCGTGCGCGGCTGCGAGGTCATGCGCCGGGCGGCGGAGAAGCATCCCAACATCGAGGCGTTCTCCGGCGACGCGGGCTATCGCGGCACGGCGGTCCGGTTCGTGAGCGAGAAGCTGGGCTTGGTGCTGCACATCTCCGAACGGATCGTGGACGGCTTCGCCGTCCTGCCGAAGCGCTGGATCGTCGAGCGGACGTTCGCCTGGTTCGGCTCGTTCCGCCGCTTGAGCAAGGATTTCGAAACCCTCACCGGCACCGCCGAGAACGTCATCCGCATCGCCATGCTGAGGACCACCCTTGCAAAATGCGTCTGA
- a CDS encoding transposase, giving the protein MSYPSDLSDAEWALIEHHFKPKDRRGSASKHPRKRIVDAILYVVEGGIKWRMLPKDFPPWQTVYDHFSRWNKAGVWEAALDEINARRRKKSIGPAPRAMPSSTRKASRPSTPARSGGSTAASS; this is encoded by the coding sequence ATGAGCTATCCAAGCGACCTGAGCGACGCTGAATGGGCGTTGATCGAACACCACTTCAAACCGAAGGACCGGCGCGGCAGCGCGAGCAAGCATCCGCGCAAGCGGATCGTCGATGCCATCCTGTACGTGGTGGAGGGCGGCATCAAATGGCGGATGCTGCCGAAGGACTTCCCGCCCTGGCAGACCGTGTACGACCATTTCAGCCGCTGGAACAAGGCCGGGGTCTGGGAAGCGGCCCTGGACGAGATCAACGCGCGGCGTCGAAAAAAAAGCATCGGGCCCGCTCCCCGAGCTATGCCATCATCGACTCGCAAAGCGTCAAGACCCAGTACGCCAGCGAGGAGCGGGGGATCGACGGCGGCAAGCTCGTGA
- a CDS encoding IS5 family transposase produces MSCLEISDRLWEHVEPLLEPFKRRRPGGSKPLEFRTVMNGILYVLKTGCQWDCLPACYGSKSAVHEHFQRWVAAGVFKEMFRWSAAEYEELEGFDLAWQSMDGSLVQAPVRQARCQKDEGLGRNPTDRGRSGGKIHLQVDGKGMPFAVAQAGANVHDSRLVTVTVEAAVIEAPADAGQSPRHLCLDKGYGYERVEREVAGLGYTPHIRKIGEEKRSCDSEPTHPARRWVVERAFAWLKGFRAIRTRYTCRGANYLAFLQLACALILGRRIEAKTV; encoded by the coding sequence ATGAGTTGCCTGGAAATCTCGGACCGGCTGTGGGAGCACGTGGAGCCATTGTTGGAGCCGTTCAAGCGGCGCAGGCCGGGCGGCTCCAAGCCGCTGGAGTTCCGGACGGTCATGAACGGGATTCTGTATGTGCTCAAGACCGGTTGCCAATGGGATTGCCTGCCGGCCTGCTACGGCTCGAAAAGCGCGGTCCACGAGCACTTTCAGAGATGGGTTGCCGCCGGCGTGTTCAAGGAGATGTTCCGCTGGTCGGCGGCGGAGTACGAGGAACTCGAGGGGTTCGACCTGGCTTGGCAGTCGATGGACGGCAGCCTGGTGCAGGCCCCGGTCCGCCAAGCCCGCTGCCAGAAGGACGAGGGCCTGGGGCGCAATCCCACGGATCGTGGGCGCAGCGGTGGCAAGATCCACCTTCAGGTGGACGGGAAGGGGATGCCTTTCGCCGTCGCGCAGGCCGGGGCCAACGTGCACGACAGCCGCCTGGTGACGGTCACCGTCGAGGCGGCCGTGATCGAGGCACCCGCCGACGCCGGGCAAAGTCCCAGGCATCTTTGCCTGGACAAAGGGTATGGCTACGAACGGGTCGAGCGGGAAGTCGCGGGACTGGGCTACACCCCCCATATCCGCAAGATCGGCGAGGAGAAGCGTTCCTGCGACTCCGAGCCAACCCACCCCGCGCGGAGGTGGGTGGTCGAGCGCGCTTTCGCCTGGCTCAAGGGCTTCCGGGCCATCCGAACCCGCTACACCTGCCGGGGAGCCAACTATCTGGCCTTCCTTCAGTTGGCGTGCGCCCTGATCCTGGGAAGACGGATCGAGGCCAAAACCGTGTAA
- a CDS encoding Fic family protein has protein sequence MTTDSRFAEIDRLKAQLDSLRPLPPHTVRTLHEQQVLEWTYHSNAIEGNTLTLKETKVVLEGITVGGKRLREHFEVINHKEAIDYVEAIVSGQEELSEWQIKAIHQLVLKNIDTSNAGRYRQENVLISGAEHVPPEFIKLPGAMVDLMAEYHASTCHPVERAARLHVDFVGIHPFVDGNGRTARLLMNFELMRCGYLPVIIQVEQRLGYYDSLDLAHTRGDYESFIGMVVELEQAELKRYLRLIQGITDAPAPVR, from the coding sequence ATGACCACCGATTCGCGCTTTGCCGAAATCGACCGTCTCAAAGCCCAACTCGACAGCCTCCGTCCTCTACCGCCACATACCGTTCGCACTCTACACGAACAGCAAGTTTTGGAGTGGACCTACCATTCCAACGCCATCGAGGGTAACACCCTTACTCTCAAGGAAACCAAGGTAGTCCTAGAAGGCATCACGGTGGGCGGCAAACGACTGCGCGAACACTTTGAAGTCATCAATCACAAGGAAGCCATTGATTATGTGGAAGCCATCGTCAGCGGCCAAGAAGAACTCAGCGAATGGCAAATCAAAGCCATCCATCAACTGGTGCTGAAAAACATCGACACATCCAATGCCGGTCGCTACCGTCAGGAAAACGTTCTGATCTCTGGTGCCGAACATGTGCCGCCTGAGTTCATCAAACTACCAGGAGCCATGGTAGACCTAATGGCCGAATATCACGCTTCTACCTGCCATCCAGTAGAACGCGCCGCCCGCCTCCATGTGGACTTCGTCGGCATTCATCCCTTCGTGGACGGCAACGGTCGAACTGCCCGTTTATTGATGAATTTTGAACTCATGCGCTGTGGCTATTTGCCTGTCATCATCCAGGTTGAACAACGCCTAGGCTATTACGACTCCTTGGACCTAGCGCACACCCGTGGCGACTATGAGTCATTTATTGGTATGGTAGTCGAATTGGAACAAGCAGAATTGAAGCGGTATTTGCGGTTGATTCAAGGCATCACGGACGCTCCAGCACCTGTTCGCTAA
- a CDS encoding transposase family protein — MKNNLVAGLEDMQIKGLSGTHEGKKHDKKICDEEGILLPEGSDLYRDTGFQGHEMEGVNIHQPKKKPRGGELTDEEKENNRLISSIRVVVEHVIAGVKRCRIVKDVFRNTLSGYDDDVMELACALHNFRSYQRRVSY; from the coding sequence TTGAAGAACAACCTGGTTGCCGGTCTGGAAGATATGCAAATCAAGGGGTTGAGCGGAACCCACGAAGGGAAGAAGCATGATAAGAAAATCTGCGACGAGGAGGGTATCCTCTTGCCGGAAGGCAGCGATCTTTACCGGGACACCGGGTTTCAAGGCCACGAAATGGAAGGGGTGAATATCCATCAACCCAAGAAGAAACCGCGCGGCGGGGAACTCACGGATGAAGAAAAGGAAAACAACCGCCTGATTTCCAGTATCAGAGTCGTTGTTGAGCATGTGATCGCCGGGGTGAAACGTTGCCGGATTGTGAAGGACGTGTTCCGTAATACCTTGTCAGGATACGACGACGATGTGATGGAACTGGCCTGTGCGCTACATAACTTCAGGAGTTATCAGCGCCGCGTTTCCTACTGA
- a CDS encoding helix-turn-helix domain-containing protein yields the protein MFSYETAKQDERTFLSLTSLTVQEFSELCVLFGRHWNEFTKQSERNPGKGGRPHALKTMEDRLLFILFYLKTYPLQEVIAYSFGISQGAANILIHQFSHILKLALQEGGFVPPRLTDEMLERLNQEHPQDYGIDGTERRIVRPSNADAERGFYSGKKKPTP from the coding sequence ATGTTTTCATACGAAACTGCAAAACAAGATGAAAGGACGTTTCTCAGCTTGACGAGTTTGACGGTCCAAGAGTTTTCTGAGCTATGCGTCTTATTCGGAAGGCATTGGAACGAGTTCACCAAGCAAAGCGAGAGGAATCCCGGCAAGGGAGGACGACCCCATGCGCTGAAAACCATGGAGGATCGCCTGCTTTTCATCCTTTTCTACCTGAAAACCTACCCGCTCCAGGAAGTCATTGCCTATTCCTTTGGTATTAGCCAGGGGGCCGCCAATATTCTGATCCATCAGTTCAGCCATATACTCAAACTTGCCTTGCAGGAAGGCGGTTTTGTCCCGCCAAGGTTAACCGATGAAATGTTGGAAAGACTCAACCAGGAACATCCTCAAGACTACGGCATAGACGGCACCGAAAGGCGTATTGTCCGGCCCTCCAACGCGGATGCGGAAAGGGGATTTTATAGCGGTAAAAAAAAGCCCACACCTTGA
- a CDS encoding SEC-C metal-binding domain-containing protein, which translates to MSKEALESKYPNIYQELKQRQQRLKLLYSNFLKAHPIRQVSIDKKVGRNDPCPCGSGKKFKKCCGK; encoded by the coding sequence ATGTCTAAGGAAGCCTTGGAAAGCAAGTATCCGAATATCTATCAAGAGCTTAAGCAAAGACAGCAACGCCTAAAACTCTTGTACTCCAATTTTTTGAAGGCACATCCAATACGGCAAGTGTCCATCGATAAAAAAGTAGGCAGAAACGATCCTTGTCCATGTGGTAGCGGCAAAAAATTCAAAAAATGCTGCGGCAAATAA
- a CDS encoding 3'-5' exonuclease, translating into MIAIIDFETTGLSPDMGDRATEVAVVMLEDGQIVDRYQSLMNAGVRIPGFIQSLTGITDAMIRKAPPAAEVMKALAQFVGNVPLVAHNASFDCKFLDAEWSRIRHRRQQEFACSLLLARRLYPYAPDHKLGTLVRYLRLPSTGTYHRAMADAEMTAHLIVKMESDLKREYQLDTVPHELFRVLQKAPKAQLASHVEKGKKRLGL; encoded by the coding sequence ATGATTGCGATCATCGACTTCGAGACAACCGGACTATCCCCAGACATGGGAGACCGAGCAACCGAAGTAGCTGTTGTGATGTTGGAGGATGGTCAGATTGTTGACCGTTACCAAAGCCTGATGAACGCAGGGGTTAGAATACCCGGCTTCATTCAATCCCTTACAGGGATCACCGATGCCATGATCCGTAAGGCACCGCCAGCGGCGGAGGTGATGAAGGCTTTGGCCCAGTTCGTTGGTAACGTACCGTTAGTCGCACATAACGCCTCGTTCGATTGCAAGTTCCTCGACGCGGAGTGGAGCCGTATCCGGCACCGGAGGCAACAAGAGTTCGCCTGTTCCCTGCTTTTGGCGCGAAGGCTTTATCCCTATGCACCTGACCACAAGCTGGGAACGTTGGTGCGGTATTTACGCCTTCCCTCGACCGGGACTTATCATCGCGCCATGGCCGACGCCGAAATGACCGCTCACCTCATCGTGAAGATGGAATCGGACCTGAAGCGCGAATATCAACTCGATACAGTTCCCCACGAACTTTTTCGTGTACTTCAGAAGGCACCGAAGGCACAGCTAGCGAGCCATGTTGAAAAAGGCAAAAAACGGCTTGGACTATGA
- a CDS encoding tetratricopeptide repeat protein, which translates to MKKKHAKQIADAIALAEKSGEELHLSSYEITHDPMPSKKDKIPRQVKMQLEELNELVYTNPEQAIPRLLQLKSVYPKMPVLYNYLAAAYGRIGDHKSSRQLIVENYENNPDYLFAKVNYAQICLNEGEVDKVPEIFGNKFDLKMLYPSRNRFHVTEFAGFTGVMCAYYSSTGNKELAKLWYKSLKEVAPDSEMVKFAKSFVHPSILTRIRNWAAKKSRSIDQKLEQEKKKAEEYENTEGPHFEA; encoded by the coding sequence ATGAAAAAGAAACATGCAAAACAAATAGCGGATGCTATCGCCCTCGCAGAAAAGAGTGGAGAGGAATTGCATCTAAGCAGCTATGAAATTACTCATGATCCCATGCCTAGCAAAAAGGACAAAATCCCTAGGCAAGTGAAGATGCAATTAGAAGAGCTTAACGAGCTGGTCTATACAAATCCTGAACAGGCTATCCCTAGGCTTCTACAATTGAAAAGTGTCTATCCAAAAATGCCGGTCCTATATAACTATTTAGCTGCTGCGTATGGTCGAATAGGAGATCATAAATCCAGTCGGCAATTGATAGTTGAAAACTATGAAAACAATCCAGACTATTTATTTGCCAAGGTCAATTATGCACAAATATGTCTAAATGAAGGTGAGGTCGATAAAGTTCCAGAAATATTTGGAAACAAATTCGACCTTAAGATGCTATATCCCAGCCGAAATAGGTTTCACGTAACCGAATTTGCTGGATTCACTGGAGTGATGTGTGCGTACTATTCTTCTACTGGAAATAAGGAGCTTGCAAAGCTATGGTATAAATCTCTAAAAGAAGTGGCTCCAGATTCGGAAATGGTAAAGTTCGCGAAATCTTTTGTTCACCCATCTATTTTAACTAGAATTCGCAATTGGGCGGCAAAAAAGTCTCGCAGTATTGACCAAAAATTAGAGCAGGAAAAAAAGAAAGCCGAAGAGTATGAAAATACTGAAGGACCTCACTTTGAAGCATAA
- a CDS encoding DUF6155 family protein: MKTTELKSYLMTLEQKALVKEVTDLFQKFPVVKDYYEAKLGSDGTAVLEKYKAIVTKEFFPERGFGKMRLSVARKAVNDFKKLSNNPVEITDIMLHYVEQGVRFTDEYGDIDEPFYNSMEGMYGDALRFIFKNSLIDSFRDRCEEIIEDATEGWGFRDGLRSLYEIEILERFG, encoded by the coding sequence ATGAAAACAACTGAATTGAAATCCTACCTGATGACTTTAGAGCAGAAGGCACTGGTGAAGGAAGTCACTGACCTCTTCCAAAAATTTCCGGTGGTCAAGGACTACTACGAGGCTAAGCTCGGCTCGGATGGCACAGCCGTGCTGGAAAAGTACAAGGCCATCGTCACCAAGGAATTCTTCCCCGAGCGGGGTTTCGGCAAGATGAGGCTGTCGGTGGCGCGCAAGGCCGTGAACGACTTCAAGAAGCTATCGAATAATCCCGTCGAAATCACCGACATCATGCTGCATTACGTGGAGCAAGGCGTGCGTTTCACGGACGAATACGGCGATATCGATGAACCGTTCTACAACAGCATGGAAGGCATGTACGGCGATGCGCTCCGATTTATCTTCAAGAACAGCCTTATCGACAGTTTTCGGGACAGGTGCGAGGAAATCATTGAAGACGCCACCGAGGGATGGGGGTTCAGGGACGGGCTCCGCTCACTGTATGAAATCGAAATATTGGAGCGATTTGGCTAA
- a CDS encoding H-NS family nucleoid-associated regulatory protein encodes MTEIDLNNLGALSLEALADYKEKIEKAFLEKQIENKKQALDQIKSLVDTGGITQQELAAHLGFTFGTAEAIEKPARKSKGQKVAAKYSDPATGKTWTGRGMKPKWMKEYIEQGKSVEEFEIK; translated from the coding sequence ATGACCGAAATCGATCTTAACAATTTAGGTGCACTTAGTCTCGAAGCACTCGCCGATTACAAGGAAAAGATCGAAAAGGCTTTTCTCGAAAAGCAAATCGAGAACAAAAAGCAGGCCCTAGATCAGATCAAATCATTGGTAGACACAGGTGGAATTACGCAGCAAGAGTTGGCGGCACATCTTGGCTTTACGTTTGGAACGGCTGAAGCTATAGAAAAGCCTGCTCGCAAAAGCAAAGGCCAAAAGGTCGCCGCCAAATATTCAGACCCAGCCACGGGCAAGACCTGGACTGGACGCGGCATGAAACCGAAATGGATGAAGGAATATATAGAGCAAGGGAAAAGTGTCGAGGAATTCGAGATCAAATAA